One genomic window of Vibrio mangrovi includes the following:
- the sspB gene encoding ClpXP protease specificity-enhancing factor — protein sequence MTPRRPYMLRAFYDWLLENDLTPHLVVDATLPGVRVPVEFIQDGQIILNIAPRAVGNLELGNDAIMFNARFGGSPHSVIVPVYAVQAIYARENGAGTMFEPEDSYIRQLEQAQEPEALLSTEDVPEIDDEDSVSPDDEPPRPRGKPSLRVVK from the coding sequence ATGACTCCTCGTCGCCCGTATATGCTGCGGGCTTTTTATGACTGGTTGTTAGAGAACGATTTAACACCTCATTTGGTTGTTGATGCGACGCTTCCCGGTGTTCGGGTTCCTGTCGAGTTTATTCAGGATGGGCAAATTATTCTGAATATCGCACCAAGAGCTGTCGGTAATCTTGAGTTGGGTAATGATGCCATTATGTTCAATGCCCGCTTTGGAGGAAGCCCTCACTCTGTGATTGTTCCTGTTTATGCTGTTCAGGCAATCTATGCGCGTGAAAATGGTGCGGGAACAATGTTTGAGCCGGAGGATTCATATATTCGACAGCTTGAACAGGCCCAGGAACCAGAAGCGCTTTTGAGCACAGAAGACGTTCCTGAAATTGATGACGAAGATTCGGTTTCTCCTGATGATGAGCCACCCCGGCCCAGAGGAAAACCCAGTCTGAGAGTTGTAAAATAG
- a CDS encoding BON domain-containing protein, with the protein MKNLTILITLSLAVMLSGCVGLFIAGAATTANIVTDPRTTQEIWDDNYIESEITGLIRKPPYRGKTRIVSNSFRGTVILMGQSQDPELLKSLEQDVSQIKGVREVHDQVRIRQPLSTADISQDSWLTTKVKSSLLTDSQLNGVKIKVITEDKEVFLFGYVTPEHGNRAAEVARNISGVKRVIKAFQYGTIIKKP; encoded by the coding sequence ATGAAAAACTTAACCATTCTGATTACGTTATCTCTTGCTGTTATGTTGTCTGGATGTGTTGGGTTGTTTATTGCCGGCGCAGCGACAACAGCCAATATTGTGACAGATCCCCGGACAACCCAGGAAATTTGGGATGACAACTACATTGAATCTGAAATAACCGGCTTAATCAGAAAGCCACCTTATCGCGGAAAGACCCGGATTGTATCCAATTCTTTCCGCGGTACGGTTATCCTGATGGGACAGTCACAGGATCCCGAACTTTTGAAGTCATTAGAACAGGATGTCAGTCAAATTAAAGGCGTCAGAGAAGTTCATGATCAGGTCAGGATTCGCCAGCCATTAAGTACTGCTGACATCAGCCAGGACAGTTGGCTTACAACCAAAGTCAAATCGTCCCTGCTGACAGACAGTCAGCTAAATGGTGTAAAAATTAAAGTGATCACTGAAGATAAAGAAGTTTTCTTATTTGGCTATGTTACACCTGAACATGGAAACCGGGCCGCGGAAGTGGCGCGAAATATCTCTGGAGTTAAACGGGTTATCAAAGCATTCCAATATGGAACAATTATCAAGAAACCATGA
- a CDS encoding phosphoheptose isomerase, giving the protein MLDSIKASFTESIQIQIAAAEALPDAITHAAQAMVASLLNGNKILCCGNGGSSANAQQFASCLLNRFETERPSLPALALTADNTTMTAVANDYHYQEIFSKQVRAFGQANDILLAISTSGNSKNIIKAMEAAVTRDMTIIALTGKDGGEMAGLLGENDVEIRIPSLRTARIHEVHMVTLHCLCDLIDQVLFPAHEE; this is encoded by the coding sequence ATGCTCGACAGCATTAAAGCTAGTTTTACTGAAAGTATACAAATTCAGATTGCCGCCGCAGAAGCATTACCGGATGCGATTACACATGCAGCTCAGGCTATGGTTGCCAGTCTGTTGAACGGTAACAAAATCCTTTGTTGCGGCAATGGAGGTTCATCGGCAAATGCTCAGCAGTTTGCTTCTTGTCTGCTCAACCGTTTCGAAACCGAGCGCCCCAGTCTTCCGGCACTGGCGTTGACAGCAGACAACACAACCATGACAGCCGTCGCCAACGATTACCACTATCAGGAGATTTTTTCTAAGCAAGTCAGAGCATTTGGACAGGCCAATGATATCCTGCTTGCCATCTCAACCAGCGGTAACAGTAAAAATATTATTAAAGCAATGGAAGCAGCAGTAACCCGGGACATGACGATTATTGCTCTGACAGGAAAAGATGGCGGAGAGATGGCTGGCCTGTTAGGAGAAAATGACGTAGAAATCCGGATTCCTTCCCTCCGGACAGCCCGAATTCACGAAGTTCATATGGTCACATTACACTGTCTATGTGATCTGATCGACCAGGTTTTATTTCCAGCCCATGAAGAGTAA
- a CDS encoding YraN family protein gives MDHSSHRAIGYHYEQAAADFLLGRGLQLITQNFSCRAGEIDLIMRDRQTTVFVEVKYRKNRHYGHAAEAVTPTKTKKLIQTAQFWLLKQGLSPYDTDFRFDVIAIHQDGHDIDWFQNAITQG, from the coding sequence ATGGATCACTCTAGCCATCGGGCTATCGGGTATCATTATGAACAGGCTGCTGCTGACTTTTTGCTTGGGCGTGGATTACAATTGATTACCCAAAATTTTTCATGTCGCGCAGGTGAAATTGATCTCATTATGCGCGATCGGCAAACAACTGTGTTTGTTGAAGTAAAGTACAGAAAGAATCGCCATTATGGTCATGCTGCCGAAGCAGTAACACCGACAAAAACAAAAAAATTGATTCAAACTGCTCAGTTCTGGCTGCTAAAACAAGGTTTATCACCTTATGACACAGATTTTCGTTTCGACGTTATCGCCATTCATCAGGATGGCCATGACATCGATTGGTTCCAAAATGCAATAACGCAGGGATAA
- a CDS encoding penicillin-binding protein activator — protein sequence MAQKKHNRLNVARLIAQITLTTLLAACASNPTVSNRVDITQSPTQSAQDYLMRADSSEGSIQNDWLIMALKAAVKENQAAQANLLLFRLTKQDLTETQQAEWQLSRARLLLNRNQDEAALKQFAFKPWWKLPDAQWLAFYQTKADIFMGLEQWFDATRALVEVYDLSAQNVQPRVARQIWQTLSHYSATEVTELEVASDEDELAGWLQLAIYMKTLDSDLAQLKNTLEKWLAENSKHPAALHIPGAVKAVLAMKITTPKRTALLLPLSGKFSQQAQLIRDGFMFAMMNDRDRGTDMTLNVIDTHEQPLPETVDQLMQKHIDFVVGPLIKEDITQLKQIEKQKNHQIPMLALNIPEEIDSAPGTCYFALSPEQEASQAAKHLFRLGYQYPLILAPQGSYGERVADAFRQEWLKYSKHPLTVSLFGEKRQLQKDINAVFGLQSSQKNIAQMESLLDMKLESQPRSRRDIDAVYIVANSAELTLLKPFIEVAINPDTTQPKLFSSSRSNSNNQYEDLSGVTFSDIPLLIQPQATVKEQMETLWPKDSNAEKRLKAMGMDAYTLMSSLSQMKAVEGYQVQGQTGTLSIDSQCIVQQELSWGEYGSL from the coding sequence ATGGCTCAGAAAAAGCATAACAGACTCAATGTAGCACGCCTAATTGCTCAGATTACATTAACGACACTTCTTGCGGCATGTGCTTCCAACCCAACTGTTTCTAATCGTGTGGATATTACCCAAAGCCCGACACAAAGTGCTCAGGACTATCTGATGAGAGCAGACAGCAGTGAGGGTTCGATACAAAACGACTGGCTGATTATGGCACTAAAAGCTGCCGTTAAAGAAAATCAGGCTGCCCAGGCTAATCTGCTGTTATTCCGGTTGACCAAGCAAGATCTGACAGAAACGCAACAGGCAGAGTGGCAGCTTTCCCGGGCCAGACTCCTTCTGAACCGCAATCAGGATGAAGCAGCACTCAAACAGTTTGCTTTCAAACCCTGGTGGAAACTTCCCGATGCTCAATGGCTGGCATTCTATCAGACTAAAGCTGATATTTTTATGGGATTGGAACAATGGTTTGATGCAACCCGAGCTTTAGTCGAAGTTTACGATTTAAGTGCTCAGAATGTACAGCCCAGAGTTGCCCGTCAAATCTGGCAAACTCTGTCTCATTACTCAGCCACTGAGGTTACCGAATTAGAAGTTGCCTCAGATGAAGATGAATTAGCCGGCTGGCTTCAGCTCGCAATTTACATGAAAACGCTGGATAGTGATCTGGCACAACTCAAGAATACTCTGGAAAAATGGCTCGCAGAAAACAGTAAACATCCTGCTGCACTTCACATACCGGGGGCAGTTAAGGCTGTCCTGGCAATGAAAATTACAACGCCCAAGAGAACAGCCCTGCTTCTGCCACTGAGTGGTAAGTTTTCCCAACAGGCTCAACTGATCCGGGACGGCTTTATGTTCGCGATGATGAATGATCGTGACAGAGGTACGGATATGACACTGAATGTCATTGATACACATGAACAACCATTACCGGAAACCGTAGATCAACTGATGCAAAAGCATATCGACTTTGTTGTTGGCCCACTCATCAAAGAAGATATTACTCAATTAAAACAAATCGAAAAGCAGAAAAACCATCAAATTCCAATGCTGGCCCTGAATATTCCGGAAGAAATAGACTCAGCCCCAGGGACCTGTTACTTTGCTCTTTCTCCTGAACAGGAAGCCAGCCAGGCGGCTAAGCACCTGTTCAGACTCGGCTATCAGTATCCTCTGATACTTGCACCTCAGGGAAGCTATGGTGAAAGAGTAGCAGATGCATTCCGGCAGGAGTGGCTGAAGTATAGTAAGCACCCGCTTACTGTCAGCCTGTTCGGAGAAAAACGTCAGTTGCAAAAAGACATCAATGCTGTTTTTGGACTGCAAAGTAGTCAGAAAAATATTGCTCAGATGGAATCATTGCTTGATATGAAGCTGGAAAGTCAGCCCCGGAGCCGGCGAGATATTGATGCAGTATACATTGTTGCCAACAGTGCTGAGCTCACACTGCTTAAGCCCTTTATTGAAGTGGCCATTAATCCGGACACGACCCAGCCGAAGCTGTTCTCAAGTTCCCGGAGCAATAGCAATAACCAGTATGAAGATCTCAGTGGTGTGACATTCAGTGATATACCGCTGCTTATCCAGCCTCAGGCGACAGTGAAAGAGCAAATGGAAACGCTGTGGCCAAAAGATTCAAATGCAGAAAAACGTTTGAAAGCTATGGGAATGGATGCCTATACCTTAATGTCATCACTTTCCCAGATGAAAGCTGTTGAAGGTTATCAGGTTCAAGGGCAGACCGGAACACTCAGTATTGACTCACAATGTATCGTTCAGCAAGAGTTGAGCTGGGGAGAATATGGATCACTCTAG
- the rsmI gene encoding 16S rRNA (cytidine(1402)-2'-O)-methyltransferase has product MTDNKTLQEQAPTLYIVPTPIGNLGDITQRAIDVLSQADMIAAEDTRHTGKLLSHLNIQTKTFSLHDHNEQEKASVLVEKLLSGQTIALVSDAGTPLISDPGYHLVRLCRQAGVKVVPLPGACAVITALSASGLPSDRFSFEGFLPPKTKARKDRITAIAQDERTCIFYESPHRIVDSLHDLQEVLGPEREVVLARELTKTFETIQGLPLGELIPWVMADENRRKGEMVLLIHGYRRLEQDELPEDAVRTLRLLTQELPLKKAAGLVAEIYHLKKNALYKWGLEHLD; this is encoded by the coding sequence ATGACTGATAATAAAACTTTGCAGGAGCAAGCGCCAACACTATACATTGTTCCTACTCCAATTGGTAATTTAGGCGATATAACGCAAAGAGCCATCGATGTTCTTTCTCAGGCAGACATGATCGCAGCAGAGGATACACGCCACACCGGGAAGCTTTTATCTCATCTGAATATTCAAACCAAAACCTTTTCTTTACATGATCATAATGAGCAGGAGAAGGCTTCAGTATTGGTTGAAAAACTGTTGTCCGGTCAGACGATTGCTTTGGTTTCAGATGCCGGGACTCCGTTAATCAGCGATCCAGGATATCATCTTGTCAGGCTTTGTCGTCAGGCGGGCGTTAAAGTTGTGCCACTTCCCGGAGCCTGTGCTGTTATTACTGCACTCAGTGCTTCAGGTTTGCCATCGGATCGATTCAGTTTTGAAGGTTTCTTGCCACCTAAGACGAAAGCCCGTAAAGACAGGATTACCGCGATAGCACAGGATGAACGAACTTGTATTTTTTACGAGTCACCGCATCGTATTGTGGATTCGTTGCATGATTTACAGGAAGTTCTCGGTCCTGAGCGGGAAGTAGTTCTGGCGCGGGAACTGACCAAAACCTTTGAAACCATTCAGGGATTACCATTGGGGGAACTCATTCCCTGGGTGATGGCCGATGAAAACCGGCGTAAGGGAGAAATGGTGTTATTGATTCATGGTTACCGTCGTCTGGAACAGGATGAGCTTCCTGAGGATGCGGTGCGGACTCTCAGGTTACTGACTCAGGAGCTGCCACTGAAGAAAGCTGCGGGACTGGTCGCTGAAATTTATCATCTGAAAAAAAATGCGCTATATAAATGGGGTCTAGAGCATCTGGACTGA
- the rsmH gene encoding 16S rRNA (cytosine(1402)-N(4))-methyltransferase RsmH gives MTQTAFQHISVLLDESIRGLDIRPNGTYIDGTFGRGGHTRTILSKLGPQGRLYSIDRDPQAIEAARQIDDPRFTIIHGPFSGIAGYAEEYGLSGKVDGVLFDLGVSSPQLDDADRGFSFLKDGPLDMRMDPTAGIPVSQWLSEADLDDISWVIREFGEDRYARRIAKAIISYRDNAENEPLLRTRQLAQLISDVVPKNYKEKKHPATRSFQAFRIYINSELEEIDLALKGALSILAPQGRLSVISFHSLEDRMVKRFMRKESKGPEIPQGLPLTDAQIQALGSASLKTIGKAIKPSEQEVAQNSRSRSSVLRIAEKLA, from the coding sequence ATGACGCAAACAGCATTTCAGCATATTTCCGTCCTGTTGGATGAATCAATCCGGGGATTGGACATTAGACCGAACGGTACCTATATTGACGGAACTTTTGGCAGAGGCGGACATACTCGCACGATTCTGTCTAAACTGGGACCACAGGGAAGACTTTATAGCATTGATCGTGATCCTCAGGCGATTGAAGCTGCCCGACAGATTGATGATCCCCGTTTTACCATCATTCATGGTCCTTTTTCCGGAATTGCTGGGTATGCTGAAGAATATGGGCTGAGTGGTAAAGTCGATGGCGTTCTGTTTGATCTGGGCGTTTCTTCTCCTCAGTTAGATGATGCTGATCGCGGATTCAGTTTTTTAAAAGACGGCCCACTTGATATGCGTATGGATCCGACAGCGGGGATTCCGGTATCTCAGTGGCTGAGTGAAGCTGATTTGGATGATATCTCTTGGGTGATTCGGGAATTTGGGGAAGATCGTTATGCCCGTCGTATCGCGAAAGCGATCATCAGTTACCGTGACAATGCAGAAAATGAACCGTTGTTACGTACCAGACAACTGGCTCAATTGATTTCTGATGTTGTCCCCAAGAATTATAAAGAGAAGAAACATCCTGCAACCCGCTCTTTTCAGGCATTCCGGATTTATATCAATAGTGAACTGGAAGAAATAGATCTGGCTTTAAAAGGTGCATTGTCTATCCTTGCACCTCAGGGACGCTTATCTGTGATCAGCTTTCACTCTCTGGAAGATCGCATGGTGAAACGTTTCATGCGTAAAGAGAGTAAAGGTCCGGAAATACCTCAGGGGCTTCCTTTGACTGATGCCCAGATTCAGGCTCTGGGCAGTGCCAGCCTTAAGACGATCGGTAAGGCAATCAAACCTTCGGAACAGGAAGTTGCACAGAATTCGCGTTCGAGAAGCTCTGTGCTCCGGATTGCGGAAAAACTGGCATGA
- the ftsL gene encoding cell division protein FtsL: MTQGTSSSVRPNLVRVILTDLFTVGRLPLLLLFAMFVTAMGIVFTTHQARQAITEREREMIEREHLDNEWRNLLLEETALSDHSRVQDLAQKELNMIRPDADKEVVVSLK; this comes from the coding sequence ATGACTCAGGGAACAAGCAGTTCAGTCAGGCCGAATCTGGTCAGAGTCATTCTGACGGATCTTTTCACAGTGGGACGTTTACCGCTGCTGTTACTTTTTGCCATGTTTGTCACGGCCATGGGGATCGTATTTACCACGCATCAGGCGCGGCAGGCGATAACCGAGAGGGAGCGTGAGATGATTGAGCGGGAGCATCTGGATAATGAGTGGCGTAATCTGTTACTGGAAGAAACTGCACTTTCAGACCATAGCCGGGTACAGGATCTGGCACAGAAAGAGCTGAATATGATTCGTCCCGATGCCGATAAGGAAGTGGTAGTTTCTCTGAAATGA